A window from Flavobacterium sp. 83 encodes these proteins:
- the sucD gene encoding succinate--CoA ligase subunit alpha — protein sequence MSVLVNKDSKIIVQGFTGSEGTFHASQMIEYGTNVVGGVTPGKGGTTHLDRPVFNTVKDAVEQAGADTTIIFVPPAFAADAIMEAADAGIKVIIAITEGIPVADMIKANSYVKERNARLIGPNCPGIITPGEAKVGIMPGFVFKKGTVGIVSKSGTLTYEAADQVVKQGLGITTAIGIGGDPIIGTTTKEAVELLMNDPETECIVMIGEIGGQLEADAAHWIKADGNRKPVVGFIAGVTAPPGRTMGHAGAIVGGSDDTAEAKKQIMRECGIHVVDSPAEIGKKVKEVLG from the coding sequence ATGAGTGTTTTAGTTAATAAAGATTCCAAAATAATTGTTCAAGGATTTACAGGAAGTGAAGGGACTTTCCATGCTTCTCAAATGATTGAGTACGGTACTAACGTTGTTGGTGGTGTAACTCCAGGAAAAGGTGGGACAACTCACTTAGACAGACCAGTTTTCAATACTGTAAAAGATGCTGTAGAACAAGCGGGTGCTGATACAACTATCATTTTTGTACCACCGGCTTTTGCTGCTGATGCAATTATGGAAGCTGCAGATGCTGGAATTAAAGTAATTATTGCAATTACTGAAGGAATTCCTGTTGCTGACATGATAAAAGCAAATAGTTATGTTAAAGAAAGAAACGCAAGATTAATAGGTCCAAACTGTCCTGGAATTATTACTCCGGGTGAAGCTAAAGTTGGTATTATGCCAGGTTTTGTTTTCAAAAAGGGAACAGTTGGAATTGTTTCTAAATCAGGAACTTTAACATACGAAGCAGCTGACCAAGTTGTAAAACAAGGATTAGGAATCACTACTGCAATTGGTATTGGTGGAGATCCAATCATTGGAACTACTACAAAAGAAGCGGTTGAATTATTGATGAATGATCCAGAAACAGAATGTATCGTAATGATAGGTGAAATTGGTGGACAATTAGAAGCTGATGCTGCTCACTGGATTAAAGCTGATGGTAACCGTAAACCAGTTGTAGGTTTCATTGCAGGAGTTACTGCTCCTCCAGGACGTACAATGGGACATGCAGGTGCTATTGTTGGTGGATCTGACGATACCGCTGAAGCTAAAAAACAAATCATGAGAGAATGTGGAATTCACGTTGTGGATTCTCCAGCTGAAATTGGTAAAAAAGTAAAAGAAGTTTTAGGTTAA
- the lpxD gene encoding UDP-3-O-(3-hydroxymyristoyl)glucosamine N-acyltransferase produces MKFTAEQIAGILEGEVVGNPMAEVFRLSKIEEGDEGSLTFLSNPKYLNYIYTTKASVTIVNDTFVPESEITTTLIKVQDAYASFSKLLEFYNQVKLNKTGIEQPSFLSPSVKYGDNLYLGSFSYVGQNVVLGENVKIYPNCFLGDNVVVGDNVILFAGAKIYSETVIGNNCTIHSGAIIGADGFGFAPNPDGTYTKIPQIGNVIIEDNVDIGSCTTVDRATMGSTILRKGVKLDNQIQIAHNVEIGENTVIAAQTGVAGSTKIGKNCMIGGQVGISGHLTIGNNVRIQAQSGVGRNIKDDEVLQGSPAFGYNDFSKSYVHFKNLPKIVAEIEELKKQILNQKNGKNG; encoded by the coding sequence ATGAAATTTACAGCAGAACAAATAGCAGGGATTTTAGAAGGAGAAGTTGTAGGGAATCCCATGGCGGAAGTTTTTAGATTATCTAAAATCGAAGAAGGTGACGAGGGTTCACTTACTTTTTTATCAAATCCTAAATATCTTAATTATATATATACTACAAAAGCTTCAGTAACAATTGTTAATGATACTTTTGTTCCTGAATCTGAGATTACGACCACATTAATAAAAGTACAAGATGCTTATGCTTCATTTTCAAAATTATTAGAATTTTACAATCAGGTAAAATTGAATAAAACTGGAATAGAGCAACCGTCTTTTCTTTCGCCAAGTGTAAAATACGGAGATAATTTATACCTTGGTAGTTTTAGTTATGTTGGTCAAAATGTAGTTTTAGGAGAAAATGTGAAAATTTACCCTAATTGTTTCCTTGGTGATAATGTTGTTGTGGGCGATAATGTGATATTATTCGCTGGTGCAAAAATCTATTCGGAGACCGTTATTGGTAATAATTGTACTATACATTCGGGAGCAATTATTGGTGCTGATGGTTTTGGTTTTGCACCAAATCCAGATGGTACTTACACTAAAATTCCTCAAATAGGGAATGTTATTATTGAAGATAATGTCGACATTGGTTCTTGTACTACAGTTGACAGAGCTACAATGGGATCAACAATTTTAAGAAAAGGAGTGAAGCTTGACAATCAAATTCAGATTGCGCATAATGTCGAGATTGGTGAAAATACTGTGATAGCTGCTCAAACAGGCGTTGCAGGATCTACAAAAATTGGCAAAAATTGTATGATTGGTGGTCAGGTAGGAATTTCAGGACATTTGACCATTGGGAATAATGTTAGGATTCAAGCTCAATCAGGTGTAGGAAGGAATATAAAAGATGATGAAGTCTTGCAAGGAAGCCCGGCTTTTGGTTACAACGATTTCAGTAAATCCTATGTTCATTTCAAGAATCTACCTAAAATTGTTGCGGAAATAGAAGAATTAAAAAAACAAATATTAAACCAAAAAAATGGAAAAAATGGTTAA
- a CDS encoding nuclear transport factor 2 family protein encodes MSAKEIVQKFYKSDALIDSEVMRDFLHPEIVVEWNSSKGFIQHNYDSLLSLANDLSKAYVRSKVRISHIIAENDLISVRYSHFVKTIENPREEMLLAHFITIWQIKDNKLFRGYQMSQLY; translated from the coding sequence ATGTCTGCCAAAGAAATTGTTCAGAAATTTTATAAATCGGATGCACTAATTGACAGTGAAGTTATGAGAGATTTTTTGCATCCTGAGATAGTTGTTGAATGGAATAGCAGTAAGGGATTCATACAACATAATTATGATTCACTACTTAGTTTAGCAAATGATTTAAGTAAAGCTTATGTTCGATCTAAAGTGAGAATAAGTCACATTATTGCAGAAAATGATTTAATTTCAGTTCGTTATTCTCATTTTGTAAAAACGATAGAAAATCCAAGAGAAGAAATGCTATTGGCGCATTTTATAACAATTTGGCAAATAAAGGATAATAAATTGTTTAGAGGCTATCAAATGAGTCAATTATACTAA
- a CDS encoding bifunctional UDP-3-O-[3-hydroxymyristoyl] N-acetylglucosamine deacetylase/3-hydroxyacyl-ACP dehydratase, whose product MVKQKTIKTEISLTGVGLHTGKEVTMTFKPAPVNNGFTFVRVDLEGQPIIEADANYVVNTQRGTNLEKLGVKIQTPEHVLAALIGCDLDNVIIELNASELPIMDGSSKYFVEAIEKAGIEEQSAKRNVYVVKEVISFTDEATGSEILVMPNDHYSVTAMVDFGTKILGTQNATMKSISDFKTEISESRTFSFLHELESLLENGLIKGGDLNNAIVYVDKEISAATMENLKIAFGKDEITVKPNGILDNLTLHYPNEAARHKLLDVVGDLALIGTRIQGKIIANKPGHFVNTQFAKKMAKIIKIEQRNFVPVYDLHQEPLMDIHKIMAVLPHRPPFLLIDRIIEMSESHVVGMKNVTMNENFFVGHFPEAPVMPGVLIVEAMAQTGGILVLSTVPDPENYLTYFMKIDNVKFKHKVLPGDTLIFKCDLITPIRRGICHMQANAYANGKLVAEAELMAQIAKKQ is encoded by the coding sequence ATGGTTAAACAGAAGACCATCAAAACAGAAATCTCACTAACTGGAGTTGGATTACACACAGGAAAAGAAGTTACAATGACTTTTAAACCTGCTCCAGTCAATAATGGTTTCACTTTTGTTCGAGTAGATCTAGAGGGACAACCTATTATTGAAGCTGATGCAAATTATGTTGTAAATACGCAGAGAGGAACCAATTTAGAAAAACTAGGGGTGAAAATTCAAACACCTGAACATGTTTTAGCAGCATTAATTGGTTGTGATTTAGACAACGTAATTATCGAATTAAATGCTTCTGAGCTGCCTATAATGGATGGTTCGTCTAAGTATTTTGTAGAAGCTATCGAGAAAGCCGGAATAGAGGAACAAAGCGCTAAAAGAAATGTTTATGTGGTAAAAGAAGTTATTTCTTTTACTGACGAGGCTACTGGAAGTGAAATTTTAGTGATGCCTAATGACCATTATTCTGTTACAGCGATGGTGGATTTTGGTACTAAAATTTTAGGAACCCAAAATGCAACTATGAAGAGTATTTCGGATTTTAAAACTGAAATATCGGAATCCAGAACGTTTAGCTTTTTACATGAATTAGAATCATTGTTAGAAAATGGCTTAATTAAAGGAGGTGACTTAAATAATGCCATCGTATATGTTGATAAAGAAATATCGGCAGCAACAATGGAGAATTTAAAAATCGCTTTTGGGAAAGATGAAATAACTGTTAAACCAAATGGTATTTTAGATAATCTAACTTTACATTATCCAAATGAAGCTGCAAGACATAAGCTACTTGATGTTGTAGGTGATTTAGCTTTAATAGGAACTAGAATTCAAGGTAAAATAATAGCCAATAAACCAGGACATTTTGTAAATACACAATTTGCAAAAAAAATGGCAAAAATTATAAAAATCGAACAAAGAAATTTTGTGCCTGTTTATGATTTACACCAAGAGCCTTTGATGGATATTCATAAAATTATGGCTGTTCTTCCTCATAGACCCCCATTTTTATTGATTGACAGAATTATAGAAATGTCTGAAAGTCATGTTGTGGGTATGAAAAACGTAACAATGAATGAAAATTTCTTTGTTGGACATTTTCCAGAGGCTCCAGTTATGCCAGGTGTTTTAATTGTTGAAGCAATGGCTCAAACCGGAGGAATCCTTGTGTTGAGTACCGTTCCAGATCCAGAAAATTATTTAACTTATTTTATGAAAATAGATAATGTTAAATTCAAACATAAAGTGTTACCTGGTGATACTTTAATTTTTAAATGTGATTTGATAACACCTATCAGAAGAGGAATTTGTCATATGCAAGCAAATGCTTATGCAAATGGAAAACTAGTTGCTGAAGCGGAGTTAATGGCGCAAATTGCCAAAAAACAATAG
- the lpxA gene encoding acyl-ACP--UDP-N-acetylglucosamine O-acyltransferase, whose product MNQPLAYVHPGAKIAKNVVIEPFTTIHNNVVIGDGTWIGSNVTIMEGARIGKNCNIFPGAVISAVPQDLKFGGEDSLAIIGDNCTIRECVTINRGTIASGQTTLGNNCLVMATAHIAHDCHIGDNAIIVNGVALAGHVTVGKFAVIGGLAAIHQFISIGDHAMISGGSLVRKDVPPYTKAAKEPLSYVGINSVGLRRRGFATEKIREIQDIYRILYQKNYNTSQALDIIEAEMEATTERDEIIDFIRNSSRGIMKGYSGNY is encoded by the coding sequence ATGAATCAACCATTAGCATATGTTCATCCTGGCGCTAAAATCGCCAAAAACGTGGTCATCGAGCCTTTTACAACCATACACAATAATGTAGTTATTGGTGATGGAACTTGGATAGGTTCAAATGTTACCATTATGGAAGGCGCAAGAATTGGGAAAAATTGTAATATATTCCCTGGAGCTGTAATTTCTGCCGTTCCACAAGATTTAAAATTTGGAGGCGAAGATTCTTTAGCTATAATTGGTGATAATTGCACGATTAGAGAATGTGTTACCATTAATAGAGGTACTATAGCATCTGGGCAAACTACTTTAGGTAACAATTGTCTGGTAATGGCAACGGCGCATATAGCTCATGATTGTCACATAGGTGATAATGCAATTATTGTTAACGGAGTAGCTTTGGCTGGTCATGTAACAGTAGGTAAGTTTGCAGTTATTGGAGGTTTGGCAGCAATTCATCAATTTATTAGTATAGGAGATCATGCAATGATTTCAGGTGGTTCTTTGGTAAGAAAAGATGTTCCACCCTATACAAAAGCAGCTAAAGAACCCTTATCATATGTTGGAATTAATTCTGTTGGATTGAGAAGACGTGGTTTTGCAACTGAAAAAATAAGAGAAATACAAGATATTTATAGAATTCTATATCAAAAAAATTACAATACTTCTCAAGCATTAGATATTATTGAAGCTGAGATGGAAGCCACCACGGAAAGAGATGAAATTATTGATTTTATCAGAAATTCGTCACGAGGTATAATGAAAGGATATTCAGGGAATTATTAA
- a CDS encoding HD domain-containing protein produces MSQINKLKIFNDPIYGFITIPNALIYDLIQHPYFQRLRRISQMGLSYLVYPGANHTRFHHALGCMHLMQKAVDVLRFKGVSISSEEENALYIAILLHDIGHGPFSHAMEKSIVEDVHHEEISLLFMNQLNVEFDGQLSLAIQVFKGEYDRKFMLQLISSQLDMDRMDYLKRDSFYSGVAEGNVNSERLIQMMNVVDDFLVIEEKGIYSVEKFLMSRRLMYWQAYLHKTSLVAELILTKVLKRAKELTLKGVQLPCSEPLLFFMQNRVTLDTFNTENLDLFSQLDDFDIISALKSWQKQDDFILSSLSKMIVNRDLLKIKLTSEKVDIEDLQPLKERFALENNISLLDANYFIFKGKIKNQAYSKEAEPIRILKKDRTIEDVIESSDQLNLKSLSKLVTKYYICFPKQLV; encoded by the coding sequence GTGAGTCAAATCAATAAACTAAAGATATTCAATGATCCTATTTATGGGTTCATTACCATACCCAATGCATTAATTTACGATTTAATACAGCATCCTTATTTTCAAAGACTTAGGCGAATTTCTCAAATGGGATTGTCTTATTTAGTTTATCCTGGGGCAAATCATACTCGTTTTCATCACGCTTTGGGCTGTATGCATTTAATGCAAAAAGCAGTAGATGTATTGCGCTTTAAAGGGGTATCTATATCATCTGAAGAAGAAAATGCGTTGTATATTGCGATTTTATTACATGATATAGGTCACGGACCGTTTTCGCATGCAATGGAAAAAAGCATAGTTGAAGATGTTCATCATGAAGAAATATCACTGTTGTTTATGAACCAATTGAATGTGGAATTCGATGGTCAGTTGAGTTTAGCAATTCAAGTTTTTAAAGGGGAATATGATAGAAAATTTATGTTGCAATTGATTTCGAGTCAATTGGATATGGATCGAATGGATTATCTCAAACGAGACAGTTTTTATTCGGGTGTTGCTGAAGGAAATGTCAATTCAGAGCGACTGATTCAAATGATGAATGTTGTGGATGATTTTTTAGTTATTGAAGAAAAAGGAATTTATTCAGTAGAGAAGTTTCTGATGTCAAGACGCTTAATGTATTGGCAGGCATATTTGCACAAAACGAGTTTAGTAGCAGAGTTAATTTTGACGAAAGTCTTAAAACGCGCCAAAGAATTAACATTAAAAGGAGTTCAATTGCCTTGTAGTGAGCCGTTGCTGTTTTTTATGCAAAATAGAGTTACCTTAGACACTTTTAATACTGAAAATTTGGATTTATTTTCTCAATTGGACGATTTTGATATTATTAGTGCTTTAAAATCTTGGCAAAAACAAGATGATTTTATATTGTCATCATTGAGTAAAATGATAGTTAATCGTGATTTATTAAAAATAAAATTAACAAGTGAAAAAGTAGATATTGAAGACTTACAACCTTTAAAAGAACGTTTTGCATTGGAAAATAATATTTCGTTATTAGATGCTAATTATTTTATTTTTAAAGGTAAAATAAAGAATCAAGCCTACAGCAAAGAAGCGGAACCAATACGGATATTAAAAAAAGACAGAACAATTGAAGATGTTATAGAATCTTCTGATCAGCTGAATTTAAAATCGTTATCTAAATTGGTTACTAAATATTATATATGTTTCCCAAAACAACTTGTATAA
- a CDS encoding GbsR/MarR family transcriptional regulator has product MYNKERKELIEVFCVHFESLHNIPPLAARILGLLVVDGCKSGLTFENVVDTVGASKSSVSTNLNLLLKMELIYYFTISGDRKKYFKGAPLSERLLKYKKMLESEKVVIDKLIHYREKTISCPEEKCNLENVIAYKSHVTEVEQLLMKTIAGFKKTETNNNNNNNTNL; this is encoded by the coding sequence ATGTATAATAAAGAGAGAAAGGAACTCATAGAAGTATTTTGTGTCCATTTTGAATCGCTACATAACATACCACCTCTTGCAGCAAGAATATTAGGTCTCTTAGTTGTTGATGGTTGTAAGTCGGGATTGACATTTGAAAATGTAGTAGATACAGTAGGAGCCAGTAAAAGTTCGGTTTCTACAAATCTGAATTTACTTTTAAAAATGGAGTTGATTTACTATTTCACAATTAGTGGTGACAGAAAAAAATATTTTAAAGGAGCTCCTTTGAGTGAGCGATTATTAAAATATAAAAAAATGTTAGAATCAGAGAAAGTTGTAATTGACAAATTGATTCATTATCGAGAAAAAACGATTTCCTGTCCTGAGGAAAAATGCAATTTGGAAAATGTAATAGCTTATAAATCACACGTCACAGAGGTTGAGCAATTACTCATGAAAACCATCGCTGGATTTAAAAAAACAGAAACAAATAATAATAATAATAATAATACCAATTTATAA
- the efp gene encoding elongation factor P, with the protein MASTSDIKNGLCIKYNNDIYKIIEFLHVKPGKGPAFVRTKLRSLTNGKVLDNTFSAGHKIEEVRVENHKFQFLYPEGDEFHFMNTETFEQITLNKNILDSPDLLKEGENVMVSINTETDLPLSVDMPASVILEVTYAEPGIKGNTATNATKSATVETGATVNVPLFINEGDKIKIDTASGSYMERVKE; encoded by the coding sequence ATGGCATCTACATCAGATATTAAAAACGGATTGTGTATAAAATACAATAATGATATATACAAAATCATAGAATTTCTTCACGTTAAACCAGGTAAAGGCCCGGCTTTCGTTAGGACTAAATTGAGAAGCTTAACGAATGGAAAAGTATTGGACAATACTTTTTCTGCAGGTCATAAAATCGAAGAAGTTAGAGTAGAAAACCATAAATTCCAGTTTTTATATCCAGAAGGTGATGAATTTCATTTTATGAATACGGAGACTTTCGAACAAATTACTTTGAATAAAAATATTTTAGATTCACCGGATTTATTGAAAGAAGGAGAAAATGTAATGGTAAGTATCAATACAGAGACTGATTTACCGCTTTCTGTAGATATGCCAGCATCTGTTATTCTTGAAGTTACTTATGCGGAGCCAGGAATTAAAGGAAATACGGCTACAAATGCAACAAAATCAGCAACTGTTGAAACTGGTGCAACTGTAAATGTCCCTTTATTTATTAATGAAGGAGATAAAATTAAAATTGATACTGCATCAGGTTCTTACATGGAACGTGTAAAAGAGTAG
- a CDS encoding UDP-3-O-(3-hydroxymyristoyl)glucosamine N-acyltransferase, translating to MKFQKVYTLEEIANIIDCVYVGDKNFPVTGMNEIHVVESGDIVFVDHPKYYDKALNSAATIVLINKNVACPDGKALLISEDPFRDFNKLTNYFKPFQFSNVSIATSASIGSGTVIQPNVFIGNHVVIGENCLIHSNVSIYDYTVIGDNVIIHAGTVLGADAFYYKKRPEGYDQLLSGGRVVIKDNVGIGALCTIDKGVTGDTTIGEGTKIDNQVHVGHDTVIGKKCLIASQTGIAGCVIIEDEVTIWGQVGTTSGITIGAKAIILGQTGVTKSVEGGKSYFGTPIEESREKLKQLANIKKIPEILNKLK from the coding sequence ATGAAATTCCAAAAAGTTTATACTTTAGAAGAAATTGCAAATATCATCGACTGCGTATATGTTGGTGATAAAAATTTTCCAGTGACTGGAATGAATGAAATTCATGTTGTCGAATCTGGAGATATTGTTTTTGTGGATCACCCCAAGTATTACGACAAAGCATTAAATTCAGCAGCTACCATAGTTTTAATAAATAAAAATGTAGCATGTCCAGACGGAAAAGCATTGTTGATTTCTGAAGATCCTTTCAGAGATTTCAATAAATTGACAAATTATTTTAAACCTTTTCAGTTTTCTAATGTTTCAATCGCTACTTCAGCTTCAATAGGTTCGGGGACTGTAATTCAGCCTAATGTATTTATTGGTAATCATGTTGTTATTGGGGAGAATTGTTTAATCCATTCCAATGTTTCCATATACGATTATACGGTTATTGGAGACAATGTTATTATTCATGCAGGAACAGTTTTGGGTGCTGATGCATTTTATTACAAAAAACGCCCCGAAGGATACGACCAGTTACTTTCTGGAGGAAGAGTAGTGATTAAAGACAATGTTGGAATAGGTGCGCTTTGTACTATTGATAAAGGAGTTACTGGTGATACAACTATTGGTGAAGGCACAAAAATTGACAATCAAGTACATGTTGGTCACGATACTGTAATTGGAAAAAAATGTTTGATTGCTTCACAAACTGGAATTGCAGGTTGTGTGATTATAGAAGATGAAGTTACGATTTGGGGACAAGTAGGAACCACAAGTGGAATTACAATAGGAGCGAAGGCTATTATTCTTGGTCAAACTGGAGTTACAAAATCAGTAGAAGGTGGTAAATCATATTTTGGGACACCAATTGAAGAGTCAAGAGAGAAATTAAAGCAACTGGCTAATATCAAAAAGATACCAGAAATTCTAAATAAACTTAAATAA